A single window of Pungitius pungitius chromosome 20, fPunPun2.1, whole genome shotgun sequence DNA harbors:
- the LOC119194704 gene encoding MAP/microtubule affinity-regulating kinase 3-like — protein sequence MSSRTPLPTVNERDTDTHALVEDGRGQVSSRSVRSARCKNFPSIADETPQVGKYRLLKTIGKGNFAKVKLARHVPTGREVAIKIIDKTQLNPSSLQKLFREVRIMKILNHPNIVKLFEVIETEKTLYLVMEYASGGEVFDYLVAHGRMKEKEARAKFRQIVSAVQYCHQRHIVHRDLKAENLLLDADMNIKIADFGFSNEFTLGGKLDTFCGSPPYAAPELFQGKKYDGPEVDVWSLGVILYTLVSGSLPFDGQNLKELRERVLRGKYRIPFYMSTDCESLLKRFLVLNPGKRGTLEVIMRDRWINVGSDEESLKPFVEPQLDVRDQERIDLMVGMGYSREDINDSLTKMKYDDITAAYLLLGRQAAEVRGGFHGDSSSDAQRGRAVMVTVFVVQVEVSESSRACHSPAHLLNHRSSSKQRRHSDQVCPAPSVDKRSHNAACAEEEVKQEVGGSNKKSSPLDGGNPLLGNANNPNMADIPEHRKTSATPTLSSKSASSSMTRRNTYVCTESKSAERRSVVPNGKENSAAANPPERSVGGVSTHIVSSGATPPDRLRFPRGTASRSTFHAGQLRDKRSPAHNSPPASPSLSHDAQSRARGSTNLFSKLTFKLTRSRNISCDQKEDPGSPAAPQLRESKPRSLRFTWSMKTTSSMEAQDMMKEIRKILDANNCDYEQRERFLLLCVHGDGHLDSLVQWEMEVCKLPRLSLNGVRFKRVSGASIAFKNIASKIANELKL from the exons ATGTCCAGTAGAACCCCCTTGCCCACCGTCAACGAACGGGACACCGACACC CATGCCCTAGTGGAGGATGGGCGTGGCCAGGTGTCGTCCCGGTCTGTCCGATCTGCTCGATGTAAAAACTTTCCGTCCATAGCTGATGAGACGCCGCAAGTCGGAAAATACCGACTCCTGAAAACCATCGGGAAGGGAAACTTTGCTAAAGTCAAGTTAGCACGACACGTCCCCACAGGACGAGAG GTGGCAATCAAAATCATTGATAAGACTCAGCTGAACCCCAGCAGCCTGCAGAAG ctcTTCAGAGAGGTCAGAATAATGAAGATCTTAAATCACCCAAACATTG tgaaGCTGTTTGAGGTGATCGAGACTGAGAAGACTCTGTACCTGGTGATGGAATATGCCAGTGGAG gtgaagTGTTTGATTACCTCGTAGCTCATgggaggatgaaggagaaggaggccagAGCCAAATTCAGACAG ATTGTGTCTGCAGTTCAGTACTGTCATCAGAGGCACATCGTTCACCGCGACCTCAAG GCAGAGAACCTCCTCCTGGATGCTgacatgaatattaaaatagCAGATTTTGGGTTCAGTAACGAGTTCACTCTGGGTGGGAAACTGGACACGTTCTGTGGTTCTCCTCCGTATGCGGCTCCTGAGCTCTTCCAG GGTAAGAAGTATGATGGTCCAGAGGTGGATGTGTGGAGTCTGGGAGTGATCCTCTACACTCTGGTCAGTGGATCGCTGCCCTTTGACGGACAGAACCTCAAG GAGCTGAGAGAGCGAGTCCTTCGGGGTAAATACCGGATCCCCTTCTACATGTCCACTGACTGTGAAAGTCTGCTCAAACGCTTCCTGGTGCTGAACCCAGGAAAAAGAGGAACTCTAGAG GTAATCATGAGGGACCGTTGGATCAATGTCGGCTCTGATGAAGAATCATTGAAACCTTTTGTGGAGCCGCAGCTGGACGTCAGAGACCAGGAGAGGATCG ACCTCATGGTGGGGATGGGTTACTCTAGAGAGGACATCAATGATTCGCTCACCAAGATGAAgtatgatgacatcacagctgcCTACCTGCTGCTAGGTCGCCAGGCTGCTGAGGTCAGaggtggtttccatggtgacagcAGCAGTGACGCACAGAGAGGCCGGGCGGTGATGGTAACTGTGTTTGTTGTTCAGGTGGAGGTGAGTGAATCCAGCAGAGCGTGTCATTCTCCTGCCCACCTCCTCAACCATCGCTCCTCCTCCAAACAGAGGAGGCATAGCGACCAAG TCTGTCCCGCCCCCTCGGTGGACAAGAGGAGTCACAATGCAGCgtgtgcagaggaggaggtgaagcaggaAGTGGGGGGTTCCAACAAGAAGTCCAGTCCTCTGGATGGAGGCAATCCGCTGCTAGGCAACGCCAACAACCCCAACATGGCTGACATCCCTGAGCATAGGAAAACGTCAGCCACGCCCACCTTAAGTTCAAAG AGCGCGTCGTCCAGCATGACGAGGAGGAACACGTATGTTTGTACTGAGAGTAAATCTGCAGAGCGACGCTCTGTGGTCCCCAACGGCAAAGAGAACAG cgCTGCTGCAAACCCCCCTGAGAGGTCAGTGGGCGGAGTCTCCACCCACATTGTGAGCAGCGGAGCGACACCACCCGACCGGCTGCGTTTCCCTCGAGGGACGGCGAGTCGCAGCACCTTCCACGCCGGTCAGCTGAGAGACAaacgaagccccgcccacaaCAGCCCACCCGCCTCGCCCAGCCTTTCCCATGACGCCCAATCACGAGCCAGAGGGTCGACCAACCTGTTTTCCAAACTCACCTTTAAACTCACACGCag TCGCAACATATCATGTGATCAGAAGGAGGATCCAggttctcctgctgctccacagcTGAGGGAGTCGAAACCTCGCTCCCTGAGGTTCACCTGGAGTATGAAGACCACTTCCTCCATGGAGGCTCAGGACATGATGAAGGAGATCAGGAAGATTCTGGATGCCAATAACTGCGACTACGAGCAGCGTGAgcgcttcctgctgctctgtgtccATGGCGACGGACACCTAGACAGCCTCGTCCAATGGGAGATGGAGGTCTGCAAACTTCCCCGCCTCTCGCTCAACGGTGTCCGCTTCAAGCGGGTATCAGGAGCGTCCATCGCCTTCAAGAACATCGCTTCCAAGATCGCCAACGAACTTAAGCTatag
- the ckbb gene encoding creatine kinase, brain b, producing the protein MPFGNTHNKLKMKYSSEQEYPDLSQHNNHMAKVLTPEMYEHLRDKETPSGFTLDDIIQTGIDNPGHPFIMTVGCVAGDEETYEVFKELLDPVIEDRHGGYKPSDKHKTDLNPENLQGGDDLDPDYVLSSRVRTGRSIRGFCLPPHCSRGERRAIENLSLESLDVLDGDLKGKYYALKNMTEEEQQQLIDDHFLFDKPVSPLLLASGMARDWPDGRGIWHNDNKTFLVWVNEEDHLRVISMQKGGNMKEVFNRFCTGLTKIEGLFKERGHEFMWNEHLGYVLTCPSNLGTGLRAGVHVKLPNVSKHEKFGEILKRLRLQKRGTGGVDTAAVGGVFDISNADRLGFSEVELVQMVVDGVNLLVDMEKRLEAGESIDDIIPDQK; encoded by the exons atGCCTTTCGGAAATACCCACAACAAGCTGAAGATGAAGTACTCGTCGGAGCAGGAGTACCCCGACCTCAGCCAGCACAACAACCACATGGCCAAGGTGCTCACACCTGAGATGTACGAACACCTGAGAGACAAGGAGACGCCCAGCGGCTTTACTCTGGACGACATCATTCAGACCGGCATCGACAACCCAG GTCACCCGTTCATCATGACGGTGGGCTGCGTCGCTGGAGACGAGGAGACATACGAGGTCTTCAAAGAGCTGCTGGACCCGGTGATTGAAGACCGTCACGGAGGATACAAACCATCGGACAAACACAAGACTGACCTGAACCCTGAGAACCTgcag GGAGGAGATGATCTGGATCCAGACTACGTCCTGAGCTCTCGTGTCCGGACAGGTCGGAGCATCCGGGGCTTCTGTCTGCCTCCTCACTGCAGCCGAGGAGAACGCCGCGCCATCGAGAACCTGTCCTTGGAAA GTCTGGATGTGCTGGATGGGGACTTAAAGGGGAAGTACTACGCTCTGAAGAACatgacagaggaggagcagcagcagctgatcgatgaccacttcctgtttgataaGCCCGTCTCCCCCCTGCTGCTAGCCTCTGGCATGGCCCGCGACTGGCCCGACGGCCGCGGCATCTG GCACAACGACAACAAGACCTTCCTGGTTTGGGTGAACGAGGAGGATCACCTGCGGGTCATCAGCATGCAGAAAGGAGGAAACATGAAGGAGGTCTTCAACCGCTTCTGCACCGGACTCACCAAG ATTGAGGGCTTGTTTAAGGAACGAGGTCACGAGTTCATGTGGAACGAACACCTGGGCTACGTCCTCACCTGTCCGTCCAACCTGGGGACGGGACTGAGGGCCGGAGTCCATGTCAAGCTGCCCAACGTCAGCAAGCACGAGAAGTTCGGAGAGATCCTGAAGAGGCTGAGGCTGCAGAAGAGGGGCACAG ggGGCGTGGACACAGCGGCGGTGGGTGGAGTCTTCGATATTTCCAACGCTGACCGTCTGGGCTTTTCCGAGGTGGAGCTGGTGCAGATGGTGGTGGATGGTGTCAACCTGCTGGTGGACATGGAGAAACGCCTGGAGGCCGGAGAGAGCATCGATGACATCATACCAGATCAGAAGTGA